A single window of Anopheles moucheti chromosome 2, idAnoMoucSN_F20_07, whole genome shotgun sequence DNA harbors:
- the LOC128298952 gene encoding transcription factor AP-2-epsilon isoform X2, whose product MTFRCVPPYDASAQWTLTPSLQSQLERLTSHGGIGLSSGSPAYSAHTGGHTGRNGPASGHSGSHGGSHGPGPTMHHQTLQSDFQPPYFPPPFHHTTQSPPQQQNHGLDYLSTDPYGQPLSSLHHAPLHHYNQLAGLRPSQDQLGLHRSHRESELQQHVTQLSHGFPYSDRRSDYSGSIGSGAGATRLGAHEHDPLALHQALQSAVDDGQNPVIDENAGFMSDLPLLKNFPITDIKKDSSQINLGSPSDVFCSVPGRLSLLSSTSKYKVTVAEVQRRLSPPECLNASLLGGVLRRAKSKNGGRLLREKLEKIGLNLPAGRRKAANVTLLTSLVEGEAIHLARDFGYVCETEFPARQVAEYLSRQYSEPQESYRRKELLLNTKQVTKELMDLLNQDRSPLCNTRPQHILDPSIQRHLTHFSLISHGFGSPAIVAALTAIQNYLNESIKHLDKMYPGNGGSMVTSSLDKNKMESDKK is encoded by the exons GAGCGGCTCACTAGTCATGGAGGCATAGGACTGTCGAGCGGAAGTCCTGCATACTCAGCGCACACCGGCGGACACACGGGGAGAAACGGACCGGCGAGCGGACACAGCGGTAGCCACGGTGGTTCACACGGTCCCGGTCCCACCATGCATCACCAGACGCTCCAGTCCGACTTCCAACCGCCCTACTTCCCGCCACCCttccaccataccacccaaaGTCCACCGCAGCAACAG AACCACGGGCTCGACTATCTCAGTACGGATCCGTACGGGCAACCACTGTCCTCGCTACATCATGCGCCCCTGCACCATTACAATCAGCTGGCCGGGCTAAGACCCTCGCAGGACCAGCTCGGACTACATCGATCTCACCGCGAGTCCGAACTGCAACAGCACGTG ACGCAACTGTCACACGGGTTCCCGTACTCCGACCGGCGCAGCGATTACAGCGGCTCGATCGGATCCGGTGCCGGTGCAACCCGGCTCGGTGCCCACGAACATGACCCGCTGGCACTGCACCAAGCCCTACAGAGTGCCGTCGACGATGGGCAAAACCCGGTGATAGACGAGAACGCGGGCTTCATGAGTGATCTGCCACTGCTCAAAA ACTTCCCCATCACCGACATCAAAAAGGATAGCAGCCAAATCAATCTCGGTTCGCCGAGCGATGTGTTCTGTTCCGTGCCCGGCCGGCTAAGTCTTCTATCGAGCACctcaaaatacaaagtaaCCGTAGCGGAAGTGCAGCGCCGACTGTCGCCACCAGAGTGTTTGAATGCGTCCCTGCTGGGAGGTGTCCTGAGACG AGCGAAGAGTAAAAACGGGGGACGATTGCTGAGGGAAAAGTTGGAAAAGATTGGTCTGAACCTGCCGGCCGGTCGGCGCAAGGCGGCAAACGTTACACTGCTGACGTCCTTGGTTGAAGGTGAGGCAATCCATCTGGCGCGTGACTTTGGGTACGTGTGCGAAACGGAGTTCCCGGCCCGGCAGGTGGCAGAGTATCTATCCCGTCAGTACTCGGAACCGCAGGAGTCTTATCGACGGAAGGAGCTATTGCTCAACACGAAACAG GTCACAAAAGAGCTAATGGATCTGCTGAACCAGGATCGATCGCCCCTCTGCAACACCAGACCCCAGCACATCCTGGACCCCTCGATACAGCGACATCTGACGCATTTTTCGCTGATCTCACACGGTTTCGGTTCGCCGGCGATCGTTGCCGCACTGACAGCAATACAG AACTATCTAAACGAATCGATCAAACACCTGGACAAGATGTATCCGGGCAATGGCGGCAGTATGGTCACCTCCTCGCTAGACaagaacaaaatggaaagcGACAAGAAATGA